The window ACTGATTGTTGCGGTCGGTCCGATCTGTGAAATCTTCTGGCGACCCGGGCGTGTGATCGAGCTCTGGCGATCTGACTCGCCCGATGACGAGTATCGCACGGTTGTTGTCCGGTTGTAGTCGCTTCTGACGAACATCCTGATGCCCGCCGATGCCTTTACGCGCCCGTCCGAGTGAATTCTGATCCAACCGCTTGTCGTTCTCAACGTGTCGAAAGGGATCTCCGCGAATGCCTCGTCCAGGAAACGACCGAGCCGCAAATCGCTGTAGGTTCCGCGGGCCACGAGCCGGAGTCTGTCCCCAAGTCCGTGTTCGATTTCCGATTCATAGCGGAGCTCGCGTGCCGACTGGTCGCGTGCCTGCCTGCCTGCCAGTACAAAATCATCGACCGTATATGTAGCGCGAACCTCCGACGTGACGCGGATGCTGGTTCGCAGCGACGGCGACCACACGACGCTGGGTCGAAGGCGAACCGCCCGCTGTACGTTGTTTTCGGCAGAACGGATGGCTTTGAGATATATGGTTGCGTAGCGCGATCCGTACAGCGACACGTCCGTTCTCAGATGTTGCGATAGCCGCAATTCAATACCAACACGTCCGGTCAGGAACTGCTCGTCCCGATCGTCCGGATTGACCTCGGGCGTGTCGTGGCGCAGGATGCTTGCGGAGCCGTCGAGGTGCAGGGTCATGAATTGAAGGGGCGTGAGATTTGCTCTGCCGTGGGCTTCGAGCAATCCCCGATCGAAGTCCGCCTGTCGCAACAGATCTGTTTTCTGTGTTGCCTGTGCAGGCGACAGTTCTTCGCGATTGGACAGCGTGCGCTCTTCGTTCTGTGCGCCGCCCCGCACGCCGATCGTTGCGTCGATTCGTTCACTTGTGTATGCAAGATCGACATCGACGTCAAGGGTTCGTCGATCGAAGTCTGTTTCGAAGAACAGTGATTCCTCGGGTGCCCGGTGGGTACGCACCGCGCGCCGATTGGCGCCGAGTCGGACCGCGCTGCTGATTCGTAGCCGCCGGGTGAGCGGAGTACTCAGTCTCGCGGCGAGGAGTAGCGTATCACTTCTGGTTGCCTCGACGGATTCGCTTGCGGCCCCGGGTTCGGTCCGATTCAGGAAAGACACAGCCTCGTACGCGTCGCGTCTCGCACTTGACAGGTAGAACTCAGATCGAAACTGCGTTTGTGCTGTTGAGCGAGACGTCATGGCGTCTATGCGCACATCCCGGGCGCGACGCGGAGTGATCATTCGCCACGAGCCCAGGCCGTCCGCCCGGAATTGCCATTTCTCGGCGGGTCGAGATTTCAGGCTGGCTCCGAAGCCATACGCCGGCCCGCTGTCGGTACGCAGCGGTGCTGGCATCGCGCCCACGGCCGCGCCGGGTCGACTGTCGACGGCCACTCCAAGACGCGGTTCGAGCCAGAAGGTGGGTGTGGCTGCGTAGCGCATCCCGACCAGACCGGACGAGCTGAACACGCGGCTGAGGCTGAACCAGCCCAGGCCGCCCTCGGCCGTGAGGTTCCATCGCGGGTGCAGCGGACCCGTCACGGACCAGGAAAGGTGATTCTCGTCGCGCGTGCTTAGCTGCTCGTTAAACAGGATGTAGGCATCGGAGACGAAGCGATTCTCCGCATCAATCGTCCAGGAGCCGACGCGGTCTTTGACGACAGCGGAGCCCAGCCAACGGTAACGGCTGATGTCTCTCCGCACGCCTGTCGACACCTCGTAAATACTCTGACCAACGACCGGCGGGGCAGCGACGGCAAAGAGAAAGAGGCAGACGAAGAAGCGGGCGCGGACCACAGAGTTAGCGGGTTTTCGTGCGGTCGAAATGTACTAACCGGGCGGCCACGTCATCTGTCGGCCGCCGAGAATGTGTAAGTGAAGATGAGGCACCGTCTGCTGTCCGTGCTTGCCGTTGTTGAAGACGGTTCGATAGCCGCGCTCCAACCCCTCATCCTTCGCAATCTTCTTCGCGACGAGAAACATGTGGCCGATGAGTTCGACATCGGATTCCGTGATGTCGTCGAGGCCCGGGATGGCC is drawn from Rhodothermales bacterium and contains these coding sequences:
- a CDS encoding histidine triad nucleotide-binding protein, translating into MSEKTLFQKIGDGEIPAQMVFEDESCFAFRDINPQAPTHILVCPRKAIPGLDDITESDVELIGHMFLVAKKIAKDEGLERGYRTVFNNGKHGQQTVPHLHLHILGGRQMTWPPG